The genomic stretch agaggaatacatcatgactggttgtgttcatgccacattaaaaggtAATATATTTGTATAGTTAAATTATGTctttaccccccccctctctaaaacacacacatacctcactgCGGGACTATGAGCCTCTCTGAAACAGTCTCCTTTATCTCTTCCCTGACAGGAAAGGTGCTCTACTTGTTTAAACAACAGTAGTACTAGCTCTCCATAGCTAGGATACGGCAAGAATACCGAATAACACATCTTATACTTATTTGACATAATGTTATTGTAGATGGCATGATAAATGTCCAAATATATTCCACTACTCAAGCCTCCCTAATGGTTGCTTGTCAAGGCTGAAAGATGTTTATAAATCAAACATATGAAGGACAGATGCTTTAAGATGGCACTGCAACTGGGTGAATATTAGGTCCCCATGTGCTGAATTGGCTGAATTTGTGCTTAGTTGTTTGAATATATGCCTGTAATGCCTGACATACAATGCCATGCAGTTGGTTGGTGTCTGTGGCTCCAGGTGGGTGTGCTGTGTTCTCCATCGTCTGGGCCAGGTGGCGGGAGCCGTACAGGGAGTCTGTAGAGGTCCACTGGAACAGAGCCTCCTCTCCATCAAAGAACAACAGCTGGAGAGACAGGTTGGGATTGGATCCCTGGTAGGGGAtgagcgggagagagacagagagagagaaaaagagaggtggTGGCCAGAATGTGAAAGAGCTGTTTATTAGTCACTGCAAACAGTACTTGGGGAACTACTGGTTTGAACTTTTAGCTTTGCTGCCACCTATTGGTTTAAACAAAACACTGCTATGAAGAAATCGGTATTCAGTTTGTCAATTCAGGGTGGCCTTTGTCACTGTCTGTAGTGTCAGATAAACAGGTCCCGTAGCCTGACCCTATGGCTGCCCCTGTCACTCAGGACCCATCCCCTCAGATTGAGGTCAGCTGACCCATGGAGCAGGACAGCACAAACAGCAACGTGAGGAGGCTCTGTGACGGCTATGTccatctcttttcatctctcatctctcaattCTTTGTTGATCTTGGCTACAGGTGTGTAAAAACTTTGAGTGGGTTTTTACAAACTTTTCTAATATTGCTTATCAAACATAAATTATTGTACAGACTAAAGTGGACACATGAGAAAATTCTAAACCTTTCCCCACCTTCAGAGTCTTCAGCTCCTGGTCCAGAGCCCGTACCAGCTCCAACATCATGGCACAGGGCACAGCTGAGTCCGTGGCACCCAGGAACTCACGCCCATGCCACTGGGGAGGATAGTACTTGGAGTCATAGTGGCACGCCAGCACCAGATGACGCTTGGCGGAAGGGTTGAGGGTAGCGATGATGTTGTTGAAGGTCATGGGACCGTAAGGGGTGTGTGACTCAAACTTGTCCTCCTTAACATCCCAGCCTGCCCTCAGAGAACCCAGAGTGCTCTTGATGTGCTAGTGGGAGACAGACATGTTGCACAATTAAATAGACAAAGCATTGGGGAACACATTGGGAAACGTTTATCCTGGTAAATGACTAAAAAGAAGTGACTAAACCCCCTCTCCTACATACACTGACGAGTCTACTCACGCCAATGACATAAGTAGACCGCACACAGTCGATTGTTCATGCTGTCAGCCATGGGGATACCGACCTGTTGCGCTGCCAGGCTGCCTGCAGAGTTGGGGTACCGTGTCACTAGCAGAGGCCTGAGGTCCCTCTGCCACATCTGGTTCAGGTCTGTGTGTGACAGGACCCTGGTGATGTCACTGGAGCTGAGGGTGCTGGGCTTGTGGCTGATCTAGACAGAcaagtggagaagagagaagaaagcACAAGATAATCAGGATTAGGGGTGCTCTGACAACCATGAGGACAGGAACAAGTGGCTTTTCTTCATTACCACCTGTTTAGTTGAGACAGAGGCCCTGGCAGAGAGGCTGTCATTGAAAGAGGCACCaaggatgctcctcattaataaCAATCAGTTCAGCCAAGGTAGATTAGTTCAACCTCTCAGAAAGCGATTAACAAAGACAGCCATGCAGGGAAACTAAGACCATGGCTAATCACTACGACCTTGTTCCAATATCTACAGTGTGCAAATGGAAATATACAGTTTAAAACACTGTGAAAGAACATTGTGCTACAGTTGCAACTTGCACATCTTTAAAATGGAGAAAGGGAAATCTCTAGTGATGCATTCAAATTGAGGAACAGGCTAGGCAGGAAATACACATGACGCATAGATCATCACAGTTTCTTAATATACTGTAGCTTTGTCGAATATCTAGAGTTCAGGACATAGGCTACTGTATGATTTCAAACTCTCGGTCTGGCTGATGTCTACCAAGACaagctacaatacaacacaatatttGCTTTATTGGTCCATTTGCACAgagattgtttgtttttttgttgctgtcACAGTACCCAAGCTACATCATTAGACAAGGTTAACCAATCGTTGAAAACCCCAAGGTTACCCAACAATTGAAAAATCCAAAGTGATGCAAGTGAGCTAGTTTATTCTTGTTTTCATATAGGAATGATACACTCTGTGTACATTTATGGTTTGACAAGACTGTTCATGACTGATTTGACAAGATTGTGTTTGCCTGTAGTGAACTCAAGCAACTTTGCTGCGAGACATTTCAGGAGACGAGAAGCAATCACAGATCCAGGAAACATGATTGAAGGTTTTAAATAAACTGGCAGGTTACTACAGCTGCGGCTTGTGTGAAAGGTATGCTAGCCGGCAGCTCAGAAATATGAAGGGTGCTTGCTAATACATTTCCCCTGCCTCTCACAGGTAGCCTCCCATAGCTACATGATGGAATGATTTTTATACCTTGGAAGACAAAGCATATCACAATTATTTTGTAGGCTTGATGATGAGGGAgaaaaacaaacaagtccacAAAATAAGCCTTAATAGCATTCTAGGAAGAAACCCATGGACACAAGGTATTGATCATATTCCGTTCCACCTGCCCCGATCGTTTTTGTTTGGTCTCAAAGTTCACCTGCCTCTTGTGCAGTGATCCTCTGTTGTCCTGGTAACTGGGACTGAGCGCCAGGACAGTAAGTGGTAGAAAAGATGGTGAGTAAGAGAATAACACCACCATTTCAACAGCCTTCCCCTGTAGCCTGAACTGTGCTCTGAAGATCAGCAGCTCTCTATGGTTTCAGTGTATAATTTGCATGTGGTGATCTGGCTGAGGAGATGGATCTGTGTTATGAAACTGATGTCTGGGTTCTCTGGGGCTCAGACTGAAAGGTCAACATCAACATGAACAGAGCATGGTCTTTCTTCTATCTCCATTTAGCAGGTTAAATTGCAAAAGGTAATAACAGTGTGGGCTAATAACATATTAACACATGGTCTATTAACCAATGAAAAACAGTAATACACTGGTTATGAACCTGGTGATAATATTTCAATTGGTCACAATCATGTTTTGTTATAGGATTACCTGTAATTACCTACTCTTGTAATTTCTCTGCCAACCATCCCCATGGTTTGATCacagagacctaaagacaacactGTGGGGATATAGTATTGCAATGTTTCTTTCCAAGAGATGTGCTTTAAGGGAATGGGCTCACACATTGATCTGAGAAAGGGTTAAAAGGGGCTCCACTTTAGATCTATAAATATCAAGATCTGCAATTGGTGGATCAATGATGACTGTGCTGCTATAGCAACGagacaaagagaagagaggatgaaCAACATGGGACCTGAATGGCCAAGCACCCTTTATATCAAAGAAATTACACATCTCTTGCAAATGAAGTGTAGGCCTATTAAGGATGCATTAAATGCCATTTGAGGTGAGAGTTGTAAAAAACAAACTGTGGTTTATTGTTATTTTTGAATGGATTATATTATTTAAATCTGTGAAAATAAATGCTTTGCAatattattaaatatatataaattgaAATGCAAACATTCTAAAGACTGCCTGTCTACTATCATCTCTCCTTAGTCATTCATTGCCTTTTCCACCTGTCTAGAAAATTACAACTTTGTGACATATTCTAAATAAATGTAGGCTATATCAATCATATATGTTATGCAATATAAAGGAGGAATTTAGTAATAACTTTTTTTGTTTTGATAAAAGCAACAAGAACATGCACACAATCATTGAACCGTGTACTGTAATATTTTTTAGCCTACCTTATCTTGTGTCCATGGGACCTGTGCTCTCTGTCCATTGATATTATCGATAAATGTTGCACAAATGCTCACTACATAAAATAAATGTATACGCGGACTGGAGCGACGTTCAGTCATCGCGGCGGTTTCTCTCACTGAACATTCAAAGCTTCTCCTCAGTGTAATCTCGGATCATGTGAAAAACATGAGGGAGGACCAGAGGCATTTTACAGGCgtcactgtttttttttttttatcccaagGCGCCACAGAGCAGAGGGTCTATTTATGTGAAATTGCCTTTTTGGTTTCATGTTTGATTTGTTGTGAAGGCTTCAATTCGATTTAGCTGATAATAACATATTAGATCAGAAAAGCTTGCATCTATAAATGTATCTGCATTTTATGAGGCATGGTAATCAAGCAATACAAGTAAACGATTGTAAATTCAAATGTAAGCATAGCCTTTCCAAGTGAATTCATAATTTACATTTGAGATATTTCAATTAGCCTACTTTCCTATAGTAAAGTAATCAAACTGTGGGAACTGAACTGCGCAGCGACAACAGCGTATGCAGTGCCTCGATCTCCCGCTTGATTTGATGTGGCGCGGGAATAGACTACTGTCATTGGGAAAGCACCCCCAACTGGCACTTGGTCTCATCTCACGTGGGTCTCTTCTGTAGACCAGGAAGTGCCGAGTCCGACTTCTACAAAGGAGAACAAACATGAATCACTAAAACAGTTGCAATCAGTACGATTGTGGCATTATTTCGCTAATTGTGTAGCAGTTTTGTATCTCACGTGTCTTATATCGTATTGCAGCTATTTTGGAAGAGGTTTCCTGTTTTGAAGTCACGATTTATGGAAAAACAGATCGTTGCATTGAAGGATAAATTGGCACAATTATGAAAGGTATGTCTCTCTTTACATTGATTGAATAGCAGTAGGCTAGTTAGCTGTTGCCTAAGTGCTTGCTGTGGCTATCAGCAGACAAAGTTACAGTGTGGGGTTGGATTTgagcatagagatagatagaggactctagtGCCAAAAAAATCGtcttagcatgggcagcgccttTGAGGACTTACtcaattttaaagtagtcaactgggtgggtaGTAAGGATGTGACAAATGGAAAATGTTGCGTAATGTTTAAACAgccgttttttaaatattttttttcctgtTAAAATTATAAGAACAAATCattaaattccacaaatttacaTTACAGAATAATAGTCCTATAGCATATGTATGACCGCTAGGGCTGGGCAATGAAGTTATGTCTACCGCAACCCATTACAGATATAGGCCGCAGCTACAGTAACATGTTGATACAATtggtaactttttttttttaagtaacagAATTCTGCTAGGGCATAACATTTAGTGTTTTTTCCTAACAACAATAAACATCGCTGATTGATGTGTTGCTGTGCTGTTTTTTATGGTATGGTAGCTAGATATGTTTTATTTCTACTAAATGTCTTGGTAAGTCACAGTATTTAACAAACTttaaagtacactgaacaaaacataaacacaacaattttgcaacggcagatttcctcctcttcgtctgaagaggcatggatcggaccaaaacgcagcgtggtaagtgtccatatcgtttattaaaaacataaactgaacactaagaactacaaaacaatacatgtgaacatgaacgaaaaccaaaccgaaacagtcccgtgtggtgacaaacacagacacggaaacaaacacccgcAAACCAACattgaaacccaggctacctaaatatggttctcaatcagggacaacgataaacagctgcctctgattgagaaccatatcaggccaaacatagaaatggaaaaacatagaaaaacacacagactgcccaccccaactcacgaactggcagctcctggctggcggctctggcagctcctggctggctgatggctcaggacagactggcggctctggcagctcaggacagactggcggctctggcagctcaggacagactggcggctctggcagctcaggacagactggcggctctggcagctcaggacagactggcggctctggcagctcaggacagactggcggctctggcagctcaggacagactggcggctctggcagctcaggacagactggcggctcaggacagactggcggctcaggacagactggcggctctggcggctcaggacagactggcggctatggcggctcaggacagactggcggctatggcggctcaggacagactggcggctctggcagcgctggacagaagggagactctggcagcgctggacagacgggagactctggcagcgctggacagacgggagactctggcagcgctggacagacgggagactctggcagcgctagagtggaggaaggctctggcagcgctggacaggcgggagaccctgtaggcagaagacggagagacagcctggtgcgggaggctgccaccggagggctggtgcgtggaggtggcactggatagaccggaccgtgcaggcgcactggagctcttgagcaccgagcctgcccaaccttacctggttgaatgctccccgtagcccgaccagtgcggcgaggtggaataggctgcactgggctgtgctggtgaactggggacaccatgcgtaaggctggtgccatgtacgccggcccaaggagacgcactggagaccagtttcgtagagccggcttcatggcaccgcttggtccttttgtggtgggtgtttctgtaacggcagatttcctcctcttcacctGAAGAGGAGGTgaagcagggatcggaccaaaacgcagcgtggtaagtctCCATATCGTTTAtaaaaaacataaactgaacactaagaactacaaaacaataaatgtgaacatgaacgaaaaccaaaccgaaacagtcccgtgtggtgacagacatggaaacaaacacccacaaaccaacattgaaacccaggctacctaaatatggttctcaatcagggacaacgataaacagctgcctctgattgagaaccatatcaggccaaacatacaaatggaaaaacatagaaaaacacacagactgcccaccccaactcacaaactgaccatactaaataaagacaaaacaaaggaaataaaggtcagaacgtgacaaatttTAAGGTTTCTTCTgggttatagttcatataagaatatatggatttcacataactgtgaatacaaatatgcatctgttggtcacagataccttaacaaAAAGCTTGGTATGTGTatctgaaaaccagtcagtatctgatgtgacaaccatttgcctcatgcagcgcgtcATCcacttcacatagagttgatcaagctgttgattatggcatgtggaatgttgttccactcctcttcaatggctgtgcgaagttgctggatattggcgggaactggaacacgctgtcgatcatgtcgatccagagcatcccaaacatgcgcaatgggtgacatgtctggtgagttgGCCTCTAAAATGACGTTacaggcggcttatggtagagaaataataaacattataataaattaataaataataaacattatctggcaacagttctggtggacatttctacagtcagcataccaattgcacactcccttaacttgagacatctatggcgttgtgtgacacaactgcacattttagtgtccTTTTAAAAATAaatcccagcacaaggtgcacctgtgtaatgatcataacatttaatcagcttcttgatattccacacctgtcaggtggatgaactatcttggcaaaggataaatgctcactaacaaggatgtaaagaAATGTTTCACTACATTTGATAGCAATCATATTTTTGTGCCTATGAAACATTTTTGGGATATTttatcaatcaaatttattttatatagcccttcgtacatcagctgatatctcaaagtgctgtacagaaacccagcctaaaaccccaaacagcaagcaatgcaggtgaagaagcacggtggctaggaaaaactccctagaaaggccaaaacctaggaagaaacctagagaggaaccaggctatgtggggtggccagtcctctttatttcagctcatgaaacatgggaccaacactttacatgaaacgtttatatttttgtttagtacaCGTTTTTAGGAGATTGTTCTGCGCGTAGGCAGCAAGGCAGGCTGCGCGCAGCAGCTCACAATTATTTGATTGACAGTTCTGGTCGCCTAGTGGATGTTAGTCCCGCTTCAGAAGTTTCATTCCTTTACGGAAAAGTAAAATAAATGCCTGTTCATATGTCAAGAGAAGGGTTTGTGTCGGCATTTAAAAACAGCCTATCCTAAAATACGGACAAACAAACATGCTGTAGCCGAGGTGCATTCAAGGGGCCACATTCCATTATGTCTGAAAGGCGTAATCGATAAAGGCTACCGGTAGCCTACTGTAATTTAATATTATGCGGCAAAAACGAAGATTAGGCTAACACGTGCTCGCAAGACTGACCCGAAGATGCCTCTGTGTCCCGGCGACATCGGTTCCATGAATAGGCTATTATATTCTACACGCAACAGTCCGAAGACTGAACACACAGGTGCAACATTAACAAGGAGTCAGAGAATGCAGGCCAGCGCGAGGTGGAGAGAGTTTTGGTATTCTGCATCTCGAAATGTATTGTTTTACATGCCTTGCAAATTCACGAATGTAGCCTTAAGTTTGCATCGTCTTTTCTAGTTTTATTTGAATTACACAACTTTCCCAGGCCTCTATAGCCTATCAATCATAACTCAGAAAATAATAtgttttgtgataactgcactgtgCTTTTAATTAAGTGGGGGGGGAAACAAATAAACTTTTTTTTCCGGTGAGGGATTTTTCTCAACGTTAAGGATCCCAATTTCGTTTAAACGTTTTAACATTCACCCCCATAGTGGGAAGGATCACATAATTATATatgggtcatcaggagggatcagccaattaatTATGATCTTGCGCAAACATTCCATTACTGCGGGTAGCAGTAAATCgccaaccttggctttatacctgttgaaacaacacactccaggtggcagtaaGCACACTGTCAGTTTGTTTTCCAAatcatagaagtagtagaagaaaattgactactaGATCGCCTTAAATTCGCTGCCCGTATTCAGATGCCACATAGGATAGATACAAAGAAGagtcctctatcattctctatggatTAGAGTTAACAAAACCGGATTTGGAAGGAGAGCCTCGCGAGACTAGTTTGCCTacaattcaattgactttataGCACTTGTCAATTTAACATTTGGTTATGAAGTGACATTTCACATTGTCTATAATAACCACAACTTTTATTCTGAACCACTAAATACACCATACATGCTCTCTCCATTCTTTCTCCACAGAAATCAGAGCCGTTTGACAGCAGTGGCGGATCAAGAGTTTTATACAGGGGGTGGCTAAGGCTACTTCAGGGGGTCCATAGACCATGACAGAAAATGTGTGTGTAACCCTAAACTGACATGTAAGGAGCATGAATGAATCCTATGAATCCTATGATTCACTTAACCCGGAGTTcttcaatgtggcagatagtgtggtccaaaagggttacttcactagaattctttAAAATACTATGAATAGTCAGTGTCTCTACCTCGGAACTGcagctcactttctctctctctctctctctctctctctctctctctctcactcactcactcactcactcactcactcactcactcactcacagtacTCACAGTACTCACATACTGGAGAGACTTGGGTCACTCTGTTTTCATGAGTATATAATCTGGGTCTATAAGTGTTGAACGTCCAACATATTTTCAGAAAATAAAGCTCAAGCACCAAGGAGATAAGATAGCATTTGTTTGTTACATAAATTTACAAAAAAGTACATTTGCCTAAAAACACACTGCAATTTGACATACCAGGTATCAAGCAGAAATGGACTTGAAATCGACAAACTTACAGTATCATATTTATGCTCATATATATTATGTTAACTAATAGCAAAGAAACATTTTTGAATTGTCCTAAGGTGGGTTTTAATCAGTTCCAAAGCTGAGAAGCTTCTCTCGCAAGAAACACTGCTGACTGGTGTAACAACAGAAATCTTACAAAGTCTAAATAGCTCATGGAAGGCCTCTTTTTATAAGGTTCTAGaaacacaacaaagtcaaggagagTAGAGGGTCTGTCCCTTCCACTTTTCTCTCCCCTATCAAGAAGCTGCCTGGTTTGATGAACCTCATGTTTAAGGTCCCCTAAATCTGACTCAAAGGTCTGAGGAAAGGCAAACAGAGGTGAAATGAGATGTCAATCAGCATCAAACTGCTAGTagcaaattacattttggggtGCCACCCGGTGTGGCCAATCAGATGTCAGGGGTGTCCAGTGCCACCCCAGACACCCCTCTGGCTCCGCCCCTGTTTGAGAGGTCTACAGCTGCAGGAGAAAGTGACAACACCTCCACCTCTGAAACCCAAGGCAGCCCTGTCCAATGAAGACATCATGCGCTACAGCAGACAGCTTCTGCTGCCAGAGCTGGGTGTACAAGGTAACAATGGCAGCTTTCACCCAATCTCTGAAATAAGGGTGTTAATTTAGTGTGACATTATTGAACACATCTTTTACTCTGCAGGCAGGCCAGCTGAATCTCTCCCAGACATCAGTGCTGGTTGTAGGGTGTGGAGGACTAGGCTGCCCCCTGGCACAGTATCTAGCTGCAGCAGGAATCGGTAGGTAgatcccgtgtggctcagttggtagaacatggtgcttgcaacacctGGGGTTGTGGGTTCTGCCCATGCTGTCAGAAGGTATAGGAGGCTACTGGGGCCTGCACAGGCTGATGCAGTACTGTGAATAAACTATACGTCATAGCTATAGCCACTAGGTGGTGCCATTTACCCAAACAGCAACGGCTTGCTCtcagatcaaatcaaaatgtatttgtcacatgctttgtaaacaacaggtgtagactaacagtgaaatgcttatttccGGATCCTttttcaacaatgcagagttaaagatagaGAAGAAAAAATAGAAACAGTGACAGGAGGAAtgaatacacagtgaataacaataacgagtaaaaataacatggctatgtacagggagtaccagaaccgAGTCGTTGTGCAGGGGTACTAGGTCATTGAGTTAGCTATGTACATATAGCCAGGGTTAAAGTGacaaggcaacaggatagataatagactgaGCTGTTGCAGCAGTATATGTGGGGTagcagtgtgtgttgtgtgtggtgtcagtatgcatgtgtgcacATTGTGTGTGGTATatggtgtgtgtttgggtgtcaGTGTAAATAtgtctgagtagagtccagtgtgtgtgcatagtcagtgcaagagagtttgtgcaaaaaaagggtcaatgcaggtattccgggtagccatttcatgagctatttagcagtcttgtttagcagtcttatgataAACTATAGTTCCCTCTCTTTTTTGTTAGAGTGAATGGTAACGCAATTGAATGTTGAAGGGAAAATATGCAGTTACTACATCCATTTTGGGatttataaatgaatgatatgtacccattgattcttaaatAATATAACGTATAAATGcctcttagttcaactgttgtcccgtatcagaacccaaaatataagcttgtaaACGTAAagaaacactatatagcctcaaaacatagctctgtctatgaatttaagagtggttacatttctccagccccatccctcagctttttaccaaaacaaggGTGGAGAaaatgctttgttattgtttcaactgttcATTGCTCCTTTCAGGCTTTAGGTATTCAGAGGAAAATAACATTAGCCAGTCAATATTCTGTTCAATACTTTCTTACGCTCCAAAATTAGTTAGATATAAGGGGTGGGATGGGTGAGCGTCATTTGGTTTTAATGTGAATGGCCTTGTGTCTGTCCTTTTTATGTGTGTACAGGTTGAACTCCACTGTAGAATGCATTCCCtaccacctccatctctctccagagAACACCTTACAGCTCATCCAACAGTATCCTCCCTCTCTGCTTTGAGCCTTATATTATCTTACAGGAAGTAAATAAGAGACTCTACTATCTGTCACACAGGTTTACTGTGTAATCAAATCCAAGAGTCAAACAATTAGCATAACACTGACTTTCAGAAGAAAAATCACTGCATTTGTACTCCTTGACATTATCCACCTCATATACGATATTGTGGCTGACTGTTCAGACAATGTTCCCACCCGCTATAAATGATGCCTGTGTCCTCAGTGGCAAGTGCCTAGTATCTGCCAGTGCCCTGAGAATGGAGGGCCAGGTAAGGATCTAGTTACATTTAAGTCTCCACATTTAAGTCCCCGCATGCATACTAGTAAATTACATATGTTTATTGCTACTCATCCTTTGAGCATAGTAACCCCTGTTGTCTGTGTCTGTAGTTGACAGTGTATAACTACCGTGGAGGCCCCTGCTACAGGTGTTTGAACCCAAAGCCTCCACTCCCGGAGAAAGTGACCAACTGCTCTGACGGAGGGGTCCTAGGAGTAGGTGAGTCCTCTTCTGATTCATGTCTTCACCCTTTGATGGAGAAAGGAATTGATTGTTGACGTTTCACTCTTTTGTCTCAGTACCAGGGATCATGGGATGCTGCTTCCAAGCGTTGGAGGTCCTGAAGATCGCCTCAGGACAGGACTGTGTCTTTCCCAGTGGAAGCTCCCTGAGTCATTCCACACCCCCACTACAGCTTATCTACTGTACAATGGAACGTCACATTATGCTTAGTCATGGTGCTGACTGGATGAATGAAGGTCTGAATGAGTCAGTGTAGCATGGGAAGGAAGGGGTGTTCATGACCATGCCCATCTGATAAAGCTAGACTAGAAGAGAGGAAATTCTGTAGATTTGCTGGACCTTTTGAGGTATGTTTCTGAATATACAAAGACCATTATAAATCAGTGAAGTGGGTCATGCTGTGAATCATAGTGATGTGTGTCAGTCAGACAGGAGCCCCTTCCTTGACTCAGTGTGACAGCTTCCTGTGGCCAACAGCTGTTGATGTTTGACGCCCAGGATGCCAAGTTCCGGTTCATCAGGCTGCGGACCAAGCAGGCCAGCTGTGCTGTGTGGAGAGAGAACCCCCACTGTCACACACTTAGTGGACTATGGGAAGTTCTGTGGGTCTACTGCCACagataaggtcaggggttactgAAAAGAGGGCACTGTGGGCAAAGCATTGGTCTTGCATATTCATTGTTAAGGGGTTAGCATTTTAAAGTAAAGGGGATTTTAAATTACATCTGAATTGGCAAACGTGTTATCACTCACCTTTAAACCCCTTAGTAAATAACCATAGCGCATGGAATGTAGAGCCAGGAAAATGTGCTCATTATCTATAATTCAGATAAATAGCAGATATATATGCTGTATGTCAAAGGAGTTTTCTGTACTTTACTGGAATAAAAAAG from Oncorhynchus clarkii lewisi isolate Uvic-CL-2024 chromosome 25, UVic_Ocla_1.0, whole genome shotgun sequence encodes the following:
- the LOC139384216 gene encoding glutaminyl-peptide cyclotransferase-like, encoding MTERRSSPRIHLFYVVSICATFIDNINGQRAQVPWTQDKISHKPSTLSSSDITRVLSHTDLNQMWQRDLRPLLVTRYPNSAGSLAAQQHIKSTLGSLRAGWDVKEDKFESHTPYGPMTFNNIIATLNPSAKRHLVLACHYDSKYYPPQWHGREFLGATDSAVPCAMMLELVRALDQELKTLKGSNPNLSLQLLFFDGEEALFQWTSTDSLYGSRHLAQTMENTAHPPGATDTNQLHGIDLFLLLDLIGGPSPRFGNQFPNTARWLTRMQNIERRLHNTGHLKDHPNDVQYFWPGMPVGPVQDDHMPFLNRGVRVLHLIPTPFPSVWHTFDDNEQNLDRSTIENLNKILQVFVLEYLNMTPQALNPQNAP